The Nocardia sp. BMG51109 nucleotide sequence CGCGCTGTCAAGCGCGCGGACCTGTCCGGAGTTCCGCGCGTCGATCCGAGGCGTGCATCGGCGGGAGATCGCATATCGCCTGGCATCGTAGCCGGGTCTCGCGGTACCCCGGGGCGCCTTCGGAGAGTTGTCCGGATCAGGCGTGCACGGCCGGTTCGGCCGCGGGCTGCATGGTGGCGACCCGGCCCTCGTACAGGGTGATCTTGTGGTCCAGCACGGCCAGGGTCTGACGCAGCTCGTCGATGCGTTCCAGCACATCTGCGCGGGTGTCGCGGAACATCTGCAGCCGCTGCGGCGTCGTCACGTCGCCGGCCCGGACCAGCTCGGCGTAGTGCAGCATGTCGGCGACGGACATGCCGGTGAGGCGAAGGCGGCTGATCAGGTGCAGCCAGTTCAGGTCGCGGTCGCTGAAGCGGCGTTTGCCGCCGGAGTCGCGGCCGACGTAGTCCATCAGCCCGATCCGCTCGTACCAGCGCAGCGTGTCCCGGCTCAGGCCGGAGCGCTCGGCGGCCTCGCCGATGGAGTAGCGCGGACGTTCGTACTCGGTCTGGTCGATCTCCTGCGGTACCGTCACACCCATTGCCTTCGCCTCCTGCGATCTCCGCCTACGACGGTACCGACCTGGAGTGCACTCCAAGCAAGCGCGATCACTCCCGCTGCGGCAATTCCTGCACCGCCCACTTGTTGCCGTCGGGATCGGCGAAGTAGGTGAACAGCCCCCAGCCCTCGTCCTTCACAGGGGTAGCAGGCACGCCGGCGGCGACGAGTTGCCCGTACGCCTGTTCCGCGCTGGCGACAACCACCTGCATGCCTTCCACGCTGCCCGGCGCCGCATCGGTGATGCCCCGGCCGAGACAGATCGAGCACCCCGACCCCGGCGGGGTCAGTTGCACGAAGCGGATGTCGGGGGTGGGGCTTTCGTCGAAGTCGGCGTGGAAGCCGATGCGGGTGTAGAACTCCTTGGCGCGGTCGACATCCGTGACGGGGATGGCGACGAGTTCGATTTTCCAATCCATGCAGGGAGCATTCCACCGGGCACCGACAGGTTCCGGCGAATCGGCATACTCTGGACACATGGCCAAAGAGATCGATCGTACGAGGGCCCGCTCGGCCTTCGAGACGGTCAAGGAAAATCCGGTGATCGCCGCGATCGCGGCGGTGCCGGTGCTCATCGTGCTGGGCGTCGTCTGGGCGCTGACGAACTGGTTCGTCGCGTTCCTCGCGCTGGTTGTGCTGGGCGTCGTCGTGGTGGTGCGCGGCAAGTTCGTGCGCTGACCCGACGCCCGCACCGATCGATCAGCGAGGCACGTGGAATCGCACGAGCTCTCCCGTCCCCGGGTCCACGTCGGCCCACGGCCGACCGAATTCCAGCACCGCGAGCGCCGAGGTGGGGAACTTCCGGCTGAGTTCCTCGGCCGGTGCGGAGTCGCGGTTCGCCGCCAGTTCCCAGGCCGTCGCGGGCATTCCGGGTGCGTGCCCGATCAGCAGCAGCGTCCGCACGTCGTCGTCGCCGAGCCGGACGAGGTCGATCAGCGCCTGCGGCGATGCCTCGTAGATGGCCGGTTCATACGACACCGGGGCGGTGACTCCGGTGGCGGCCAGCGTCTCGCGGGTGCGGGCGGCGTCCGAACAGAGCACGGCATCGACCGGCGGCAGGGCCGAGCGCAGCCAGTCGCCGGCCAGCCCGGCCTCGCGCCGGCCGCGCGGCGCCAGGGGGCGCTCGTGATCGGTCACACCCGGTGGATAGCTGGATTTGCCGTGCCGCATCAGGATCAGATTCCGCACCATGGCAATACCGTAAGCCGTCGTGAGGGCCCCGATGTGTTGCACGACACCCTCCTGCGCGGAGAGACAGCTCACTCTCGAGGCACACTGATGGGTGGTGTCACATTCGCCGGCACATCGCCGGCGGTGTGATGCATGCCCCACCCAACCCCCGGGTGGAGTACAGACCATGGATGTTTCGAGGATCTGCGAGATATGGCCTATGTGATCACGCAGCGTTGTTGCAACGACGCCAGCTGCGTACCCGAGTGCCCGGTCGATTGCATTCGTCCGACTCCGGAACAACCCGAGTTCGCGACGACAGAACAGCTCTACATCGACCCCGACACCTGCATCGACTGCGGCGCGTGCGTGGATGCCTGCCCGGTGGAGGCCATCTTCTCCGAGGACGATCTGACCGCCTCCCTGGCCAGGTTCCGCGATATCAACGCCGCGTACTTCGAGCGTCACCCGCTGGAGTCGAATTTCGACCCGCTGGTGACACCCGCGCGCCCGCCGAAGGAACTGGGCACGCTGCGCGTCGCGATCGTCGGCGCGGGCCCGGCGGCCTGCTACGCCGCCGAGGAACTGCTGCGGCGGGCCGACGTCGAGGTGGAGATGTTCGACCGGCTGCCCACGCCCTGGGGGCTGGTGCGCGCCGGTGTGGCGCCCGACCATTCCGGCACCAAGGCGGTGTCGGGCATGTTCGAGAGCGCCTTCCGCCGCGAGACGCTGCAGTACCATCTGAATGTCGAGGTGGGTAGCCACATTTCGCACGACGAGCTGCTGGCGCACCACCACGCGGTGATCTACGCGGTGGGCGCGTCCAGCGACCGGTCGCTGGACGTCCCCGGTGAGGATCTGCCCGGCAGCCACTCCGCCACCGAGTTCGTGGCCTGGTACAACGGGCACCCCGACAAATCGGACCGCAGCTTCGATCTGTCGGGCGAGCGGGCGGTCGTCGTGGGCAACGGCAACGTCGCCCTCGACGTGGCCCGGGTGCTGACCCTGCCGCCGGACGAGCTGGCCAAGACCGATATTGCCGATCACGCCCTGGACGCGTTGCGGCAGAGCAACATCCGCGAGGTCGTCGTGCTCGGCCGCCGCGGCCCGCTGCAGGCCGCCTACACCTCGCCGGAGTTCCTGGCGCTGGCGCACCTGCCGGGCGTCGACGTCGTCATCGACGAGGCCGAACTGGAGCTGGACCCGGAAAGCCAGGCGCAGTTGGACGATCCGGACGTCGAGCCCTCGCTGCGCCTGAAGTATCAGCTGGCGCAGGAGTATGCGGCCCAGACGCCGGATCCGGCGAAACGGCGCATCGTGTTCCGCTACCTGGCCTCGCCGACCGCCCTCACGGGTGCCGACCGGGTCGAGGCGGTGGAGTTCGCGCACAACGAACTGGTCGCGGAGGACGGAAAGCTGGCCGCCCGTGCCACCGACCGCACCGAGACGCTGCCGGCCTCGCTGGTACTGCGGTCCATCGGCTATCGCGGTCAACCGGTGGCGGATCTGCCGTTCGACGATCGCGCCGCGGTGGTGCCGAACGAGCACGGCCGGGTGATCGCCGACGGTTCGCACCTGCCCGGCGTCTACGTCTCGGGGTGGATCAAGCGCGGCCCGCGCGGCGTCATCGGCTCCAACCGGGTCGACGCCACCGAGACCGTCGAGCAACTGCTCGACGACTTCACCTCGGGCAAACTGACCGTGCCGCAGGGTGATCGGGCCGCGCTGAAGGCGCTGCTCGCACAGCGGCAGCCGGATCTGGTCGACCGCGAGGGCTGGAAGGCCATCGATGCGGCGGAGCGCAACGCCGGCAAGTCCGGCGGGCGGCCGCGGGTCAAGTTCACCACCCGCGAGGACCTGCTCGAGGCCGCGCGGGGATAGTTCCGTCGGCTCGGGCCCGGCTGCGTCGGCGGCCGGGCTCGGCCGGACGGGCCGCCGAGACATGTGGCGACTCGGTTCGTGAGCGGCCCGAAGAGTTCAGCCCCGGAGAGGGGCCCGGTGGGTTCGGGCCCGCAGCGGTGGACTCACCCTGGAGGCGCCCCGGTGGGTTCGGGCGGAGAGGGCGCAACGGGCTCAGGCTGTGGGTGGCTCGATGGTCTCAGCCTGGGAGCGGCCCGATGCGCACCGTCGTCGTGGTGTCGCCGCCGACCACGAACCAGAGGCGCAGCAGCGGATGTCCGGTGCGGTCGCCCGGCTCGTAGCGGCTGCGCACGCTGATGTGCTGGCGCGACAGCACGGGGGCGATGTACTCGATCACCGCGCGATGCGGTCCGGCCACCAGTTTCGGGTAGTCGACCAGGAAGTGTTCCACCGCCTGCCAGTACACGGCGTTGTTGACGTGGTTGTATTGGTCGATATCGGTGGCGCGCACCGGGAACGGCAGATCGGTATCCGATTCCACCGGGGTGGCATCGGTCAGCCAGGGACGCCAGCGCAGGCGGTGTTCCTCGGCCGTCCGGCCCAGCCGGGCCATGCCCTCGTCGCTGATCCGGGTGGGCATGTTGGTCGACTCGTTGATGTTGATCCAGAATCCGGCGGTCTCGATCAGGCCGCCGTTGGCGCTGGTGATCCGGACCCGCATATTGGTCCAGCGGGTCGACAACGCCGAGCACCACCGCAGCAGCTCCACCCGGTCCGGCCAGAGGATCGGCCGCAGCACGTCGACGACGGTGCGGCGCACGATCCAGCTCGGATCGGTGCGGTGCATCGGGCTGCTGTGCAGGTCCTCCCACGCGACGTCCTGCAGGTAGCGGGCCACGGCGTCCAGCCGCAGCCGGCTGTAGGGATCGACATCGCCGGCCCGGACCGGCCACGCCGAGGCGAAGCCAGGGCCCTCCCGGGGAAGCGGGGCGAGTGGCTCATCGAGTGACACGGGTGCTCCTCGCGCTGCACGGTATGCCGCATTCTCGTGCGGTGCTGTCTGTGACATGACTTTACGGGGCGCACGTCACACCGTTACGTCGAGATGGCTCTACTCACACCTAGTAGCCGTGGTACTGGCCGCCCGACATGTACGACTCGACACCGGGGTGTCTGACCGAGCCGTAGCGCTCGATGGAGTACCGGGCTCCGGCCACGATGTTGTCCACCGGGTTCCAGATATCGGTGTGCCCCGGCGCCGCGTACGAGCCGAATGTGCTGTCGATGGTCTGCATCAGGCCCTTGGACGGGTGGCCTGCGGCGGCGTTCGAATCCGTCAGGTTGATGGCGTTCGGATTGCCGCCGGATTCCTTCTCGATGATCACCGCGAGCGCCTGCTCATCGATCTGATCCGGCCGGTAACCCATCTCCAGCAGAACCTGTTTGGCCTGGGCGACCCATTGGGCGACATCGCCACTCGGGGTGATCGAGGGCGGGCCACCGCTCGTCGGCCCG carries:
- a CDS encoding FAD-dependent oxidoreductase produces the protein MAYVITQRCCNDASCVPECPVDCIRPTPEQPEFATTEQLYIDPDTCIDCGACVDACPVEAIFSEDDLTASLARFRDINAAYFERHPLESNFDPLVTPARPPKELGTLRVAIVGAGPAACYAAEELLRRADVEVEMFDRLPTPWGLVRAGVAPDHSGTKAVSGMFESAFRRETLQYHLNVEVGSHISHDELLAHHHAVIYAVGASSDRSLDVPGEDLPGSHSATEFVAWYNGHPDKSDRSFDLSGERAVVVGNGNVALDVARVLTLPPDELAKTDIADHALDALRQSNIREVVVLGRRGPLQAAYTSPEFLALAHLPGVDVVIDEAELELDPESQAQLDDPDVEPSLRLKYQLAQEYAAQTPDPAKRRIVFRYLASPTALTGADRVEAVEFAHNELVAEDGKLAARATDRTETLPASLVLRSIGYRGQPVADLPFDDRAAVVPNEHGRVIADGSHLPGVYVSGWIKRGPRGVIGSNRVDATETVEQLLDDFTSGKLTVPQGDRAALKALLAQRQPDLVDREGWKAIDAAERNAGKSGGRPRVKFTTREDLLEAARG
- a CDS encoding MerR family transcriptional regulator, with protein sequence MGVTVPQEIDQTEYERPRYSIGEAAERSGLSRDTLRWYERIGLMDYVGRDSGGKRRFSDRDLNWLHLISRLRLTGMSVADMLHYAELVRAGDVTTPQRLQMFRDTRADVLERIDELRQTLAVLDHKITLYEGRVATMQPAAEPAVHA
- a CDS encoding histidine phosphatase family protein, with translation MVRNLILMRHGKSSYPPGVTDHERPLAPRGRREAGLAGDWLRSALPPVDAVLCSDAARTRETLAATGVTAPVSYEPAIYEASPQALIDLVRLGDDDVRTLLLIGHAPGMPATAWELAANRDSAPAEELSRKFPTSALAVLEFGRPWADVDPGTGELVRFHVPR
- a CDS encoding VOC family protein; this encodes MDWKIELVAIPVTDVDRAKEFYTRIGFHADFDESPTPDIRFVQLTPPGSGCSICLGRGITDAAPGSVEGMQVVVASAEQAYGQLVAAGVPATPVKDEGWGLFTYFADPDGNKWAVQELPQRE
- a CDS encoding acyl-[acyl-carrier-protein] thioesterase; this translates as MSLDEPLAPLPREGPGFASAWPVRAGDVDPYSRLRLDAVARYLQDVAWEDLHSSPMHRTDPSWIVRRTVVDVLRPILWPDRVELLRWCSALSTRWTNMRVRITSANGGLIETAGFWININESTNMPTRISDEGMARLGRTAEEHRLRWRPWLTDATPVESDTDLPFPVRATDIDQYNHVNNAVYWQAVEHFLVDYPKLVAGPHRAVIEYIAPVLSRQHISVRSRYEPGDRTGHPLLRLWFVVGGDTTTTVRIGPLPG